In one Tessaracoccus palaemonis genomic region, the following are encoded:
- the guaB gene encoding IMP dehydrogenase, with product MTGSGVPAPFAALGLTFDDVLLQPNQSDIIPSHVDTGTQFTRRIRLNVPLLSAAMDTVTESRMAISMAREGGIGILHRNLSIADQAHMVDQVKRSEAGMVTEPITVAPEATLKEVDDLCATYRISGAPVVDPDGILVGIITNRDMRFEDDPTRRVSEVMTRMPLVTAPVGVSKDGALALMAEHKIEKLPIVDGTGRLTGLITLKDFVKADKYPDAAKDDQGRLRVGAAVGFFGDSWERAMALVEAGVDAIIVDTAHGHSTGVVEMIKRLKAEPSVRDVDIVGGNVATYAGARALVEAGVDGVKVGVGPGSICTTRVVAGVGVPQVTAIYDAARACRPAGVPVIGDGGLQYSGDIAKAIVAGASTVMLGSLLAGCEESPGELVFINGKQFKSYRGMGSLGAMAARGRKPSYSKDRYWQGDVTSDDKLIPEGIEGQVAYRGPLGAVAYQLVGGLRQSMFYSGAATIAELQERGRFVRITASGLRESHPHDIQLTAEAPNYWSR from the coding sequence CTGACCGGATCCGGGGTTCCCGCCCCGTTCGCCGCGCTGGGTCTCACGTTTGACGACGTGCTGTTGCAGCCGAACCAGTCGGACATCATCCCGTCCCATGTCGATACCGGCACCCAGTTCACCAGGCGCATCCGGCTGAACGTCCCCCTGCTGTCCGCCGCCATGGACACTGTCACCGAGTCGCGGATGGCCATCTCCATGGCCCGCGAGGGCGGCATCGGCATCCTGCACCGCAACCTTTCGATTGCCGACCAGGCACACATGGTCGACCAGGTGAAGCGCTCGGAGGCCGGCATGGTCACCGAGCCCATCACCGTGGCCCCCGAGGCGACGCTGAAGGAGGTCGACGACCTCTGCGCGACCTACCGGATCTCCGGCGCCCCCGTGGTCGACCCCGACGGCATCCTGGTGGGCATCATCACGAACCGCGACATGCGCTTCGAGGACGACCCCACCCGCCGCGTCAGCGAGGTCATGACCCGCATGCCGCTCGTCACGGCCCCTGTCGGGGTGTCGAAGGACGGCGCGCTTGCGCTGATGGCAGAGCACAAGATCGAGAAGCTGCCGATCGTCGACGGGACAGGCCGACTGACCGGCCTGATCACCCTGAAGGACTTCGTCAAGGCCGACAAGTACCCCGACGCCGCCAAGGACGACCAGGGTCGCCTCCGCGTCGGCGCCGCCGTCGGGTTCTTCGGCGACTCGTGGGAGCGCGCCATGGCGCTCGTCGAGGCCGGCGTCGACGCCATCATCGTCGACACGGCCCACGGCCACAGCACCGGCGTCGTCGAGATGATCAAGCGCCTCAAGGCGGAGCCCTCCGTGCGGGACGTCGACATCGTCGGCGGCAACGTCGCCACCTACGCGGGCGCGCGGGCGCTCGTCGAAGCGGGAGTGGACGGAGTCAAGGTGGGCGTCGGCCCCGGCTCCATCTGCACCACCCGGGTCGTCGCGGGCGTGGGCGTGCCGCAGGTCACCGCGATCTACGACGCGGCACGCGCCTGCCGCCCGGCCGGCGTGCCGGTCATCGGCGACGGCGGCCTCCAGTACTCCGGCGACATAGCCAAGGCGATCGTCGCCGGCGCCTCGACCGTCATGCTCGGCTCGCTGCTGGCCGGCTGCGAGGAGAGCCCGGGCGAGCTGGTGTTCATCAACGGCAAGCAGTTCAAGAGCTACCGCGGCATGGGCTCGCTCGGTGCCATGGCCGCCCGCGGCCGGAAGCCCTCCTATTCCAAGGACCGCTACTGGCAGGGCGACGTCACCAGCGACGACAAGCTCATCCCCGAAGGTATCGAGGGACAGGTCGCGTACCGCGGCCCGCTCGGCGCCGTCGCCTACCAGCTGGTCGGCGGCCTGCGTCAGTCCATGTTCTACTCGGGTGCCGCCACCATCGCCGAGCTTCAGGAGCGTGGCCGTTTCGTCCGCATCACCGCCTCCGGGCTGCGCGAGTCGCACCCGCACGACATCCAGCTGACCGCCGAAGCCCCCAACTACTGGTCGCGCTGA
- a CDS encoding ABC transporter ATP-binding protein, which translates to MNPIVTQAMTKHYGKFPALVDLDLEVRPGEVFGFLGPNGAGKSTAIRCLLGELNLTSGSAQVLGAAPRGVAHRARLGYVPADLNLWPGMTGRQTLRFFARLRGGVDRAYADSLAERLGADLDKKVGDLSTGNRQKVGLIAAFMHRPDLLILDEPNAGLDPLVQHEFWAMMREAADEGRSVFLSSHTLSEVERVADRVGIIRKGHLIAVEEVAELRSKRMRRVELDVDGELSAAELAAVPGTRDISVLPGRATLDFDGEISQLLAVVTAKAHLRDLHTQEADLEDIFLTYYKDES; encoded by the coding sequence ATGAACCCCATCGTCACGCAGGCCATGACCAAGCACTACGGGAAGTTCCCCGCGCTGGTCGACCTCGATCTCGAGGTCCGCCCGGGGGAGGTCTTCGGGTTCCTCGGGCCCAACGGCGCCGGCAAGTCCACCGCGATCCGGTGCCTGCTGGGCGAGCTGAACCTGACCTCCGGCTCGGCGCAGGTGCTGGGCGCGGCGCCGCGCGGCGTCGCTCACCGGGCGAGGCTCGGGTACGTGCCCGCGGACCTCAATCTGTGGCCCGGCATGACCGGGAGGCAGACGCTGCGCTTCTTCGCGCGGCTCCGCGGCGGCGTCGACCGGGCCTACGCCGACTCCCTGGCCGAGCGCCTCGGAGCCGACCTCGACAAGAAGGTGGGCGACCTGTCGACGGGCAACCGGCAGAAGGTCGGCCTGATCGCCGCGTTCATGCACCGTCCCGACCTGCTGATCCTCGACGAGCCGAACGCGGGCCTCGACCCGCTCGTGCAGCACGAGTTCTGGGCCATGATGCGCGAGGCCGCCGACGAGGGACGGTCGGTGTTCCTGTCGAGCCACACCCTCTCGGAGGTCGAGCGGGTGGCGGACCGCGTCGGCATCATCCGGAAGGGGCATCTGATCGCCGTCGAGGAGGTCGCCGAGCTGCGCAGCAAGCGCATGCGCCGCGTGGAGCTCGACGTCGACGGGGAGTTGAGCGCGGCGGAGTTGGCGGCCGTGCCCGGCACGCGCGACATCAGCGTGCTGCCCGGCAGGGCGACGCTGGACTTTGACGGGGAGATCTCTCAGCTGCTCGCCGTCGTGACCGCGAAGGCCCACCTCCGCGACCTGCACACGCAGGAGGCGGACCTCGAGGACATCTTCCTCACCTACTACAAGGACGAGTCGTGA
- a CDS encoding DUF222 domain-containing protein — protein METRRRDDSRQATHRLRAGVALRRRGEAEELEAICDLALAYRLDEADLLDYGTEVYRDRDTKLPEKLVRPGGEGTPSVSEFLAMEVAALLRCSQTAAIERIVSALNLRYRHPMLFEAVINGEVERWLAARAAWLCRDLDPLQAETVTARWLPRQYGLVPSAALGELKKLIIRADAAAARAREAEARTRRGVWLRDEEPGVTSIGGRLDVLDGRIVDERLHQISERLKARYPGLGHSARRAKALSLAMNPDLLLTLLEADQPALGIDLDSGLECRGIDSNRPGGDLNRSESDHDTPVIAPLPGEPPDEDGAPFPDEPPDEDGAPLPDEPPDEDEAPFPDELPEIEPPSPPGPDPFASLKALRQACAEPRRSARRPDQSPEPRSRFSEPPSRFPELVEGRRAERGETRDTSRPDRFPEPTRLAEPPSRFPELVEGHRAQRGEDPPPHTARLDGGGTEPSPHARRPDTPPPPTPAPLPRVERSSCTSPRTRTETWTRSHRSNAPTPSPPPCSASCSATGTATGRSA, from the coding sequence ATGGAAACCAGGCGACGCGACGATTCCCGGCAGGCGACCCACCGCCTCCGCGCCGGTGTCGCCCTGCGTCGCCGTGGCGAGGCCGAGGAGTTGGAGGCCATCTGCGACCTGGCCCTGGCCTACCGCCTGGATGAGGCGGACCTGTTGGATTACGGGACCGAGGTCTATCGGGACCGTGACACGAAACTGCCGGAGAAGCTGGTCCGTCCGGGTGGGGAGGGAACCCCATCGGTGTCGGAGTTCCTGGCGATGGAGGTCGCGGCGTTGCTGCGGTGTTCGCAGACCGCGGCGATCGAGAGGATCGTCTCCGCGCTGAATCTGAGGTATCGGCATCCGATGTTGTTCGAGGCTGTGATCAACGGGGAGGTCGAACGTTGGCTCGCCGCGAGGGCGGCCTGGTTGTGTCGGGATCTGGATCCGCTGCAGGCCGAGACGGTCACGGCCCGCTGGCTGCCGAGGCAGTACGGCCTGGTCCCCAGCGCCGCGCTGGGGGAGCTGAAGAAACTGATCATCCGCGCCGACGCGGCCGCCGCGCGGGCACGGGAGGCGGAGGCCCGGACCCGGCGCGGGGTGTGGCTGCGTGACGAGGAACCCGGCGTCACGTCGATCGGCGGCCGGCTCGATGTGTTGGATGGCAGGATCGTCGACGAACGCCTCCACCAGATCTCCGAGCGGTTGAAGGCCCGATACCCCGGGCTGGGCCACTCCGCCCGCCGCGCGAAGGCACTCTCCCTGGCCATGAACCCGGACCTCCTACTCACACTCCTCGAAGCCGACCAGCCCGCCCTCGGCATCGACCTCGACAGCGGCCTCGAGTGCCGGGGTATCGACAGCAACAGGCCGGGCGGCGACCTCAACCGCTCGGAGAGCGACCACGACACTCCGGTCATCGCGCCGCTGCCGGGTGAGCCGCCCGACGAGGACGGGGCGCCGTTCCCGGATGAGCCGCCCGACGAGGACGGGGCGCCGTTACCGGATGAGCCACCCGACGAGGACGAGGCGCCGTTCCCGGACGAGTTGCCCGAGATCGAACCCCCATCTCCTCCCGGACCAGATCCCTTCGCTTCGCTCAAGGCACTTCGACAGGCATGTGCTGAGCCCCGTCGAAGTGCTCGGCGACCCGACCAGTCCCCTGAGCCGCGATCCCGGTTTTCTGAGCCGCCTTCCCGGTTCCCTGAGCTCGTCGAAGGGCGCCGAGCGGAGCGAGGCGAGACACGGGACACGTCGCGACCCGACCGGTTCCCTGAGCCGACCCGGTTAGCCGAGCCGCCTTCCCGGTTCCCTGAGCTCGTCGAAGGGCACCGAGCGCAGCGAGGCGAAGACCCACCACCCCACACGGCCCGCCTGGACGGGGGCGGGACAGAACCCAGTCCACATGCCCGGCGGCCCGATACCCCACCGCCGCCCACACCTGCGCCGTTGCCGAGGGTAGAGAGATCGTCGTGCACATCACCGCGGACGCGGACGGAAACCTGGACCCGGTCGCATCGGTCGAACGCGCCGACACCCTCACCACCACCCTGCTCGGCGAGTTGCTCGGCGACGGGTACCGCAACGGGGAGATCAGCGTGA
- a CDS encoding ABC transporter permease subunit → MNAAVLGRGLTEGWRGMLITAGSVAAMLALALWMYQDIDLGIYQAMPEAIRAVMGIPADADASMMAYNEMLGAIGGLAFTGVAIAIGARAVAGEEADRTLSVVLSAPVSRAAFAASKAVAMFAVILVAGTLIYGLAELAPVLVGVDKGEAHVLAVMIHLTACGAFHGALAFAIGAATGRRSVASGVAAFVMAAGWLGNGLLPMWREGAADWIPWTWFNGSKPLVNGVDGGHLALLLGGAVLLVVLGALVFARRELRLQQSGGALLSRLQANPMVAKVLAPTAAGSSFFGIAMASQAVLLSYVVLILVLLGVSMPAMWNVLEDTMAAFAQSFPESMGALFGGGDLTSPGGFLHMEIFGLMAPICVILVAVAAASGGLAGEEGARRLALLLAAPMRRAGVYATVATVMMVKSAIVAATFFLGMWGGLALARIDGVRLGDLAWACVLLMLLGWCFGALALALGGATGRSKVAVWGSTAVGVVTYFAYTMLLAVGKENHGWFSPFRAYLYGPPLQEGIVWWQPVWLVAATAVLLAVGLPLFLRRDLRLN, encoded by the coding sequence GTGAACGCCGCGGTGCTCGGTCGGGGGCTGACCGAGGGCTGGCGCGGCATGCTCATCACCGCGGGGTCCGTCGCGGCGATGCTCGCCCTGGCCCTGTGGATGTACCAGGACATCGACCTCGGGATCTACCAGGCGATGCCGGAGGCCATCCGTGCCGTCATGGGCATCCCGGCGGACGCCGACGCGTCGATGATGGCGTACAACGAGATGCTCGGCGCCATCGGAGGGCTGGCGTTCACCGGCGTCGCGATCGCCATCGGGGCACGCGCCGTCGCGGGCGAGGAGGCGGACCGGACGCTGTCCGTGGTGCTGTCGGCGCCCGTGTCGCGCGCGGCCTTCGCGGCTTCGAAGGCCGTGGCGATGTTCGCCGTGATCCTCGTGGCCGGCACCCTGATCTACGGTCTGGCGGAACTCGCTCCCGTCCTGGTCGGCGTGGACAAGGGCGAGGCCCATGTGCTGGCCGTCATGATCCACCTCACCGCCTGCGGGGCCTTCCACGGCGCGCTGGCCTTCGCGATCGGTGCGGCCACGGGGCGGCGCTCTGTCGCCTCGGGAGTCGCGGCCTTCGTGATGGCCGCGGGCTGGCTGGGGAACGGGCTGCTGCCGATGTGGCGCGAGGGCGCCGCCGACTGGATCCCGTGGACCTGGTTCAACGGGTCGAAGCCGCTGGTGAACGGTGTCGACGGGGGGCACCTGGCCCTGCTGCTCGGCGGCGCCGTCCTGTTGGTGGTGCTCGGCGCCCTGGTCTTCGCCCGGCGCGAGCTGAGGCTGCAGCAGTCCGGCGGGGCGCTGCTGTCCCGCCTGCAGGCCAACCCGATGGTCGCCAAGGTGCTGGCCCCGACGGCCGCGGGGTCGTCGTTCTTCGGCATCGCGATGGCGTCGCAGGCCGTGCTGCTGTCGTACGTCGTGCTGATCCTGGTGCTGCTCGGAGTCTCGATGCCGGCGATGTGGAACGTGCTCGAGGACACCATGGCGGCGTTCGCGCAGTCTTTCCCCGAGTCGATGGGGGCGCTGTTCGGGGGCGGCGACCTGACGTCGCCCGGTGGCTTCCTGCACATGGAGATCTTCGGCCTGATGGCCCCGATCTGCGTGATCCTGGTGGCGGTCGCCGCAGCCTCCGGCGGGCTCGCGGGCGAGGAGGGTGCCCGACGGCTGGCGCTGCTGCTGGCCGCGCCGATGAGGCGGGCCGGGGTCTACGCCACCGTAGCCACCGTGATGATGGTCAAGTCGGCCATCGTCGCCGCCACGTTCTTCCTCGGCATGTGGGGCGGCCTCGCGCTGGCGCGCATCGACGGGGTGCGGCTCGGTGACCTGGCCTGGGCCTGCGTCCTTCTGATGCTGCTGGGCTGGTGCTTCGGTGCGCTGGCGCTCGCCCTCGGCGGGGCGACGGGCCGGTCGAAGGTCGCAGTCTGGGGATCGACCGCCGTCGGCGTCGTCACCTACTTCGCATACACGATGCTGCTGGCGGTGGGGAAGGAGAACCACGGCTGGTTCTCGCCGTTCCGTGCGTATCTCTACGGCCCGCCCCTGCAGGAGGGCATCGTCTGGTGGCAGCCGGTGTGGCTGGTCGCCGCGACCGCGGTCCTGCTCGCCGTCGGCCTGCCGCTGTTCCTCCGCCGCGACCTCCGCCTGAACTGA
- a CDS encoding (deoxy)nucleoside triphosphate pyrophosphohydrolase, whose product MKRITVVGAVLVRDGRILAAQRGEGMSLAGCWEFPGGKIEPGETPQETLRREIVEELGCRIEIGELVARTEHAYDFGLVDLSTYWCRLIAGEPALTEHAAIVWADAEELAALEWAPADVESVETILAERERWS is encoded by the coding sequence ATGAAGCGGATCACGGTGGTGGGTGCAGTGCTGGTTCGCGACGGCCGCATCCTTGCCGCCCAGCGAGGCGAGGGGATGTCGCTCGCCGGGTGCTGGGAGTTTCCGGGCGGAAAGATCGAACCCGGCGAGACGCCGCAGGAGACGCTGCGACGCGAGATCGTCGAGGAGTTGGGCTGTCGGATCGAGATCGGTGAACTTGTCGCCCGCACCGAGCACGCCTACGACTTCGGCCTCGTGGACCTCTCCACGTACTGGTGCCGCCTGATCGCCGGCGAACCAGCCTTGACCGAGCATGCGGCCATCGTCTGGGCCGACGCCGAGGAACTCGCGGCTCTCGAGTGGGCACCGGCTGACGTCGAGTCAGTGGAGACGATCCTCGCCGAGCGCGAGCGATGGAGCTGA
- a CDS encoding chorismate mutase produces MDEAQARAELQRLRGSIDNMDSALIHLLAERFKVTQRVGELKAGAGLPAADTGREAQQIARLRALAAEADLDPEFAEKFITFIVREVVRHHEQIAKGHPGQ; encoded by the coding sequence ATGGACGAGGCACAGGCCAGGGCCGAGCTGCAGAGGCTGCGCGGCAGCATCGACAACATGGACTCCGCGCTCATCCACCTGCTGGCTGAGCGGTTCAAGGTGACGCAGCGGGTCGGCGAGCTCAAGGCGGGCGCCGGGCTGCCGGCAGCGGACACGGGCCGGGAGGCGCAGCAGATCGCGCGGCTGCGCGCGCTCGCGGCCGAGGCCGACCTGGATCCGGAGTTCGCCGAGAAGTTCATCACGTTCATCGTGCGCGAGGTGGTCCGCCACCACGAGCAGATCGCGAAGGGGCACCCGGGCCAGTAG
- a CDS encoding GuaB3 family IMP dehydrogenase-related protein → MYELGRSKRASHAYSFDDVAIAPARRTRGEDEVDLTWKIDAVSFDVPIVAAPMDSVMSPSTAIEMGRLGGLGVLNLEGLWTRYEDPQPAYELLTQDCDQVTATKRLQEIYAEPVKPELIRDRLAELRQADVPVAGSLSPARTQEFAPILEKAGMDFFVIRGTTVSAEHVGGDNALNLKEFIYNFDTPVLVGGVATYRAALHLMRAGAAGVLVGFGGGTTHTTSAVLGIEVPMASAVADVAEARRDYLEESGGRYAHIIADGATGRSGAIAKAIACGADAVMVGSPLARATEAPGRGWHWGSDSYHPRLPRGQRSFFEQVGTLEEVVLGPSRVPDGTMNLAGALRKSMALTGYTDIKSFQRIDLILH, encoded by the coding sequence ATGTACGAGCTCGGACGCAGCAAGCGGGCCAGCCACGCCTACTCCTTCGACGACGTCGCCATCGCGCCCGCGCGCCGCACCCGCGGTGAGGACGAGGTCGACCTGACGTGGAAGATCGACGCGGTCTCGTTCGATGTGCCGATCGTCGCGGCCCCGATGGACTCGGTCATGTCACCGTCGACGGCCATCGAGATGGGCCGCCTCGGTGGCCTGGGCGTCCTCAACCTCGAGGGGCTCTGGACCCGGTACGAGGACCCTCAGCCGGCGTATGAGCTGCTGACGCAGGACTGTGACCAGGTCACGGCCACCAAGCGGCTGCAGGAGATCTACGCCGAGCCGGTCAAGCCGGAGCTGATCCGCGACCGCCTCGCCGAGCTGCGCCAGGCCGACGTGCCCGTAGCCGGGTCGCTGTCTCCCGCCCGCACGCAGGAGTTCGCGCCGATCCTGGAGAAGGCCGGCATGGACTTCTTCGTGATCCGCGGCACCACGGTCTCCGCCGAGCATGTCGGCGGCGACAACGCCCTGAACCTCAAGGAGTTCATCTACAACTTCGACACCCCGGTGCTGGTCGGCGGAGTGGCCACCTACCGCGCGGCCCTGCACCTGATGCGCGCGGGTGCTGCTGGCGTGCTCGTCGGCTTCGGGGGCGGCACCACGCACACCACCAGCGCCGTGCTGGGCATCGAGGTCCCCATGGCCTCGGCCGTCGCCGACGTCGCCGAGGCCCGTCGTGACTACCTCGAGGAGTCGGGCGGCCGCTACGCCCACATCATCGCGGACGGCGCCACCGGACGCTCCGGCGCCATCGCCAAGGCCATCGCCTGCGGCGCGGACGCGGTCATGGTCGGCTCGCCGCTGGCCAGGGCCACCGAGGCCCCGGGCCGCGGGTGGCACTGGGGATCCGACTCCTACCACCCGCGCCTGCCGCGCGGCCAGCGCTCGTTCTTCGAGCAGGTCGGCACGCTCGAGGAGGTCGTGCTCGGCCCGTCGCGCGTCCCGGACGGCACCATGAATCTGGCCGGCGCCCTGCGCAAGTCCATGGCGCTGACCGGCTACACGGACATCAAGAGCTTCCAGCGGATCGACCTGATCCTCCACTGA
- a CDS encoding META domain-containing protein: MSGTTAAGAAFAAAMAIALLFSCAAGSAAEGTWGEGSDGTPQLELAGNGTLTGTDGCNRLTGTWSEDKQTVTFGEVAATQMYCEDVDTWLSTMSTATVDDATMTVFDSSGTEIGTLAKAG, from the coding sequence ATGTCAGGGACGACAGCAGCGGGAGCCGCATTCGCGGCCGCCATGGCGATCGCGCTGCTCTTCTCATGCGCCGCGGGCAGCGCCGCGGAGGGTACCTGGGGTGAGGGCAGCGACGGCACTCCGCAGCTCGAACTCGCGGGCAACGGCACGCTCACGGGAACCGACGGCTGCAACCGACTCACCGGGACATGGTCGGAGGACAAGCAGACGGTGACCTTCGGCGAGGTCGCGGCCACCCAGATGTACTGCGAGGACGTCGACACCTGGCTCTCGACCATGTCGACGGCCACCGTCGACGACGCCACGATGACCGTCTTCGACAGCTCCGGCACCGAGATCGGGACTCTGGCGAAGGCCGGCTGA
- a CDS encoding TetR family transcriptional regulator, producing the protein MGEDLTARARLRDAAIELLADGGAAAVSARSVAERAGVTSGLIRHHFGSMAGLLDACDDHVAAIIRDRKGEGMAQGLGFDSVAALRDAGNQTVMAYLARRIPDDAPAIAQLVDQIVDDAVGYLRVGQESGLVTATDDDRGRAAILTMFSLGSLTMHRHLARHFGIDITSADLVAQPGYPRYLLAMVDALGAVIEPGALETYRTAIAQLREKP; encoded by the coding sequence ATGGGTGAGGATCTGACGGCCCGCGCAAGGCTGCGCGACGCGGCGATCGAGCTGCTGGCCGACGGCGGAGCCGCCGCGGTCAGCGCGCGGTCCGTCGCCGAGCGCGCCGGCGTCACGTCGGGCCTCATCCGGCACCACTTCGGCTCGATGGCGGGCCTGCTGGACGCCTGCGACGACCACGTCGCCGCCATCATCCGGGACCGCAAGGGGGAGGGGATGGCGCAGGGCCTCGGGTTCGACTCGGTCGCTGCGCTCCGGGACGCCGGCAACCAGACCGTCATGGCGTACCTCGCCCGCAGGATCCCCGACGACGCCCCGGCTATCGCCCAGCTGGTGGACCAGATCGTCGACGACGCCGTCGGCTACCTGCGCGTCGGGCAGGAGAGCGGGCTGGTCACCGCGACCGACGACGATCGCGGCCGGGCCGCGATCCTCACGATGTTCTCGCTCGGGTCGCTCACGATGCACCGGCACCTCGCCCGCCACTTCGGCATCGACATCACGTCCGCCGACCTCGTCGCCCAGCCCGGCTATCCACGCTACCTGCTCGCCATGGTCGACGCGCTCGGCGCGGTGATCGAACCGGGCGCCCTCGAGACCTACCGCACCGCCATCGCCCAGCTGAGGGAGAAGCCATGA